A window from Sebastes fasciatus isolate fSebFas1 chromosome 22, fSebFas1.pri, whole genome shotgun sequence encodes these proteins:
- the gpr185b gene encoding G-protein coupled receptor 12 isoform X1, translating to MMVLLNIFSIRSLIAMILSLAAVAAMSSGSGSSLNSSSSLDPFDSSTSWSLAEDPSNSSSEPVVRTLTPDLQPATTAVALQEVNPWDIALCVTGTLISCENALVIAVLFYTPTLRAPMFILIGSLAVADLLAGLGLILNFVFTYLIDSSVEFVTLLSVGLLISAFSASVLNILAITVDRYLSLYNALTYHTERTVTFTYVMVVFIWVSCLALGLLPALGWNCLRDESTCSICRPVTKINAVGLAVTFLLVFALMMQLYLQICKIAFRHAQQIAVQHQFVAISTTKGVSTLSAILCAFGVCWLPFAMYSIVADSSYPVIYTYATVLPATCCSVINPIIYAFRNPDIQKSLWMACCGCVPSNLSLRPRTSSDV from the exons ATGATGGTTTTATTGAACATCTTCAGTATCCGGAGTCTTATTG CTATGATTCTCTCCCTGGCCGCCGTAGCAGCCATGAGTAGCGGCAGCGGCAGCAGTctcaactcctcctcctccctcgaCCCCTTcgactcctccacctcctggaGCCTCGCGGAGGACCCTTCCAACTCCTCCTCCGAACCTGTCGTACGAactctgacccctgacctccaACCGGCGACCACAGCTGTCGCTCTCCAGGAAGTCAACCCCTGGGATATCGCGCTCTGCGTGACCGGGACGCTTATCTCCTGCGAGAACGCGCTGGTGATCGCTGTGCTGTTCTACACGCCGACGCTCCGCGCCCCGATGTTCATCTTGATCGGGTCGCTGGCGGTGGCGGATCTTCTCGCCGGCCTGGGCCTCATCTTGAACTTTGTCTTCACctatttgattgacagctctgtgGAGTTTGTGACGCTTTTGTCCGTCGGACTGCTCATCTCGGCCTTCTCGGCGTCCGTCCTCAACATTCTCGCCATCACGGTGGACCGTTACCTGTCGCTGTACAACGCCCTGACCTACCACACTGAGCGGACGGTCACCTTCACCTATGTGATGGTGGTCTTCATCTGGGTGTCATGCCTCGCGCTCGGCTTGCTGCCAGCGCTCGGCTGGAACTGTCTGAGGGATGAGTCCACGTGCAGCATCTGCCGGCCCGTCACCAAAATCAACGCCGTGGGACTCGCCGTCAccttcctcctcgtcttcgCCCTCATGATGCAGCTCTACCTGCAGATCTGCAAGATCGCCTTCCGCCACGCCCAGCAGATCGCCGTGCAGCACCAGTTCGTGGCCATCTCCACCACCAAAGGTGTTTCCACACTGTCGGCCATCCTGTGTGCCTTCGGGGTGTGCTGGTTGCCGTTCGCCATGTACTCCATCGTGGCCGACTCCAGCTACCCCGTAATATACACCTACGCCACAGTCCTCCCGGCCACCTGTTGCTCTGTGATCAACCCCATCATCTATGCGTTCCGAAACCCGGACATCCAGAAGTCGCTGTGGATGGCGTGTTGCGGGTGCGTCCCGTCCAACCTCTCTCTCAGACCCAGGACCTCCAGTGACGTGTAG
- the gpr185b gene encoding G-protein coupled receptor 12 isoform X2, protein MILSLAAVAAMSSGSGSSLNSSSSLDPFDSSTSWSLAEDPSNSSSEPVVRTLTPDLQPATTAVALQEVNPWDIALCVTGTLISCENALVIAVLFYTPTLRAPMFILIGSLAVADLLAGLGLILNFVFTYLIDSSVEFVTLLSVGLLISAFSASVLNILAITVDRYLSLYNALTYHTERTVTFTYVMVVFIWVSCLALGLLPALGWNCLRDESTCSICRPVTKINAVGLAVTFLLVFALMMQLYLQICKIAFRHAQQIAVQHQFVAISTTKGVSTLSAILCAFGVCWLPFAMYSIVADSSYPVIYTYATVLPATCCSVINPIIYAFRNPDIQKSLWMACCGCVPSNLSLRPRTSSDV, encoded by the coding sequence ATGATTCTCTCCCTGGCCGCCGTAGCAGCCATGAGTAGCGGCAGCGGCAGCAGTctcaactcctcctcctccctcgaCCCCTTcgactcctccacctcctggaGCCTCGCGGAGGACCCTTCCAACTCCTCCTCCGAACCTGTCGTACGAactctgacccctgacctccaACCGGCGACCACAGCTGTCGCTCTCCAGGAAGTCAACCCCTGGGATATCGCGCTCTGCGTGACCGGGACGCTTATCTCCTGCGAGAACGCGCTGGTGATCGCTGTGCTGTTCTACACGCCGACGCTCCGCGCCCCGATGTTCATCTTGATCGGGTCGCTGGCGGTGGCGGATCTTCTCGCCGGCCTGGGCCTCATCTTGAACTTTGTCTTCACctatttgattgacagctctgtgGAGTTTGTGACGCTTTTGTCCGTCGGACTGCTCATCTCGGCCTTCTCGGCGTCCGTCCTCAACATTCTCGCCATCACGGTGGACCGTTACCTGTCGCTGTACAACGCCCTGACCTACCACACTGAGCGGACGGTCACCTTCACCTATGTGATGGTGGTCTTCATCTGGGTGTCATGCCTCGCGCTCGGCTTGCTGCCAGCGCTCGGCTGGAACTGTCTGAGGGATGAGTCCACGTGCAGCATCTGCCGGCCCGTCACCAAAATCAACGCCGTGGGACTCGCCGTCAccttcctcctcgtcttcgCCCTCATGATGCAGCTCTACCTGCAGATCTGCAAGATCGCCTTCCGCCACGCCCAGCAGATCGCCGTGCAGCACCAGTTCGTGGCCATCTCCACCACCAAAGGTGTTTCCACACTGTCGGCCATCCTGTGTGCCTTCGGGGTGTGCTGGTTGCCGTTCGCCATGTACTCCATCGTGGCCGACTCCAGCTACCCCGTAATATACACCTACGCCACAGTCCTCCCGGCCACCTGTTGCTCTGTGATCAACCCCATCATCTATGCGTTCCGAAACCCGGACATCCAGAAGTCGCTGTGGATGGCGTGTTGCGGGTGCGTCCCGTCCAACCTCTCTCTCAGACCCAGGACCTCCAGTGACGTGTAG